A window of Lactuca sativa cultivar Salinas unplaced genomic scaffold, Lsat_Salinas_v11 Lsat_1_v11_unplaced_20, whole genome shotgun sequence genomic DNA:
TATTCTATTAAAGAATAATGAGATGAGTTGGATAAATATCCAGATCTTTATATTCTATATATAGAAAAAGAAAAGGATTCTTTTCGTTAGATAGTTGGAAATTCCTATCACATAATAAATCAAGGGCTTTCGCCAAAAGaggaaaacatttttttttcaatattcttTGATTTCAAAGATGCATTATCAATCATGTAAAACATAGAATAAAATAAATAGAGAAAAGCCGACTATCGGAATCGAACCGATGACCATCGCATTACAAATGCGATGCTCTAACCTCTGAGCTAAGCAGGCTCACATAACATAAATTCGACATGTATAAGAattcaataaactcttagaaTCTTTGCTATTCACTATTATACTATTTTAATTCTTAGCTATTCATATTCGCTATTCATAatgaatattaatatattaaagaataGAATATAGAATTTCAAATAACTGTTAAATATTATAGAAGATAACGATTAATCTAGCGATATAGAAtttccatttttcttttttatcacaattaaatattcttttttttaatatgaaaagAATCGACCGTTCAAGTATTCGAAATTTCATGGGTAAATGAGTGGAAGAGAGGCAGATGTATAGCGTATGTATCCACCTATATTGAATTGCCGATACAGAAATGATAAAATCGTTTTTGATTGGACCGAATATAAGCCTCCTATAGATATAGAAGATGAAAGAAGATAGACAAGAAATCAAAGACAAAGAGGAGAAAACACTTTTTCGAGACAGTAATCGGCATCTATCTAATGAATTCAACGGTTCCGGTATAAATGAAAGAAAAAGGGGAACGAGATCACAATGAGATTTTCATCTCAAAAAGGGGGATATGGCGAAATCGGTAGACGCTACGGACTTAATTGGATTGAGCCTTGGTATGGAAACTTACTAAGTGATAACTTTCAAATTCAGAGAAACCCTGGAATTAATAAAAATGGGCAATCCTGAGCCAAATCACGTTTTCCGAAAACAAACAACGGTTCAGAAAGCGAAAATCAAAAAGGATAGGTGCAGAGACTCGATGGAAGCTGTTCTAACGAATGGAGTTGATTGTCTTACGTTAGTAGAGGAATCCTTCTATCGAAACTTCAGAAAAGATGAAGGATAAACCTGTATACATACTAGAGAAGAATTGTTGTCAATTGATTCCATATTGAAGAAAGAATCGAATATTCATTGATCAAACCATTCACTCCATAATCTGATAGATCTTTTGAAGAACTGATTAATCGGACGAGAATAAAGATAGAGTCCCGTTCTACATGTCAATACTGGCAACAATGAAATTTATAGTAAGAGGAAAATCCGTCGATTTCAAAAATCGTGAGGGTTCAAGTCCCTCTATCCCCAAAAAGACCATTTGGCTCCCTAATTCTTTATCgtatcctttttttttctttatcctTTTTTCGTTAGCGGTTCAAAACTCCTTATCTTTCTCATTCACTACTCTTTATACAATGAGcgtaaaatcacatgtgatataTATGATACATGTACAAATGAACATCTTTGAGCAAGGAATCCCCATTTGACTGATTCACGATCGATATTTTTATTCATACTGAAACTTACAAAGTTGTTCTTTTAACAAATTATAGGCCCGGGATGAGGCTTTGTAATACCCTTTCAATTGACATAGACCCAAGTTCTCTAGTAAAATGAAAATGAGTATGAGACATGAGGAATAGTTGGGATAGCTCAGTTGGTAGAGCAGAGGACTGAAAATCCTCGTGTCACCAGTTCAAATCTGGTTCCTGACACATGATTAATTTGTATGAGTCTCTATTCTACCAATTAATTGATATGAGCAATTAATTGATATGAATACATATTCATTAAGAgtctagataataatacatattctCCATCTCGTTCTTTAGAACCCCATCTATTTGATTTTTATAGAGGGGGTAAAGAGTTTATTATACAAAGTATGTAAAAAAAAAGGGAGATTCTATTTTCTCTTCTTTTTTATTTCTTCTCTGGTTCAAAAAGAAAAGAATGTGAATACTTCATACACATATGCATATTCGAAGGTTAAGGTTGAAAGATTCAATAGAGTAGTTGAAGGATGCGAATAAATAAGATTCagttttgtattttcttttcaatttttAATTTACTCCTACATTACATGACTTTATAGATTCCCCTTAAGTGATGTGTGCAGTCCAAAGTTGATGCTGCATAATTCGTTTGGTTCCTCCTATCGACTTGGCTCATCCGAAATAAGTATTTTACAAATTTGAGAATCCCGATTAATtcctaattttattttattgtattttttttattctataCATAATAAAAATACAAACCATAAACGAGACTTCAATTACTCTGTTTAATCTAGAATCGAACCTGGAATCTATAGAATTGTATAATTGAAGATTCGTTTTTTATCATTCAATGAGCATCTTGTATTTCATAAAAATTGGGAGCAATATAATCCTTACGTAAAGGCCATCCTATCCAACTTTCAGGCATTAATATACGTTTCAAACGGGGATGATTATCATAAGAGATTCCCAACATATCATAGGATTCCCGTTCTTGAAAATCCACACTTTTCCAAACCCAAAAAACAGACGGAATTCTAGGATCCCTCCTCGGGGCAAATACTTTTATGCATACCTCTTCTGGTTGATCCGCGCCATACTCTATTCTAGTAAGATGATACACACTAGCTAATAGTCCGCCTGGTGCTACATCATAGGCACATTGGGAGCGGAGATAATtgtaaccatatacatataaaaTGACAGCAATGGAATGCCAATCCCCCGGTTTGATTTGTAAAGTCTCTATTCCTTGGTAATCAAAGCCCAAAGATCTATGAATTAGCCCATGCTTAACTAGCCAAGCAGACAAATGACCCTGCATCTTTTTTATCTCTCCCGCATTTTTTTTATAAGTATTTCACATTTACGATGAAATTTATGAAGATTGAGCCGCGACTTTTTATTCTGTGCAAAGGAATCCTGTCTAATTTACTAATTCGGGGGAAGATACTGAACTTTTGTATTTGAAAAATGTTTCAGGAGGAATCTCTGAAGTAGATGTCGGTTGATAAAGGAATCCTTGATCATAATTTCCAGTATGAATACTATGCCCAACCTGAAACTTGTGATTGGTAGTAAAACAACGATTCTCTCGCTGAGACATAGTTCTATCTGGATAGATTTCTCGAGATATTTTCTTACGAAGTTTTGTTATAGCATCTATAATTGCTTCTGGTTTAGGTGGACAGCCCGGCAAATATACATCCACAGGAATTAGCTTATCGACTCCACGAACAGTACTATAAGAATCGGTACTGAACATCCCCCCTGTAATTGTACATGCTCCCATAGCAATAACATATTTTGGTTCAGGCATTTGCTCGTATAATCTCACTAAGGAAGGGGCCATTTTCATTGTTACTGTTCCGGCTGTTAAAATAAGGTCCGCTTGTCTAGGACTCGACCTTGGTACTAGTCCATAACGATCAAAGTCGAATCGTGAGCCTATTAGTGAAGCAAATTCAATGAAGCAACAACTGGTACCATAGAGAAGCGGCCATAAACTAGAGAGTCTTGACCAATTTGAAAGATCATTTAATGTAGTTGAAATAACTGAATTTTGGGTTGTTCGATCAAATAAGGGAAACTCAATGGAATTCATAACTATCTcaattttttccttttttctttttattgtctGAATATTCAGGAGCTAAGACCATTCCAATGCCCCCTTTCGCCATGCATAAACTAAACCAACAATTAAGATAAGCACGAAAATTAAAGCTTCTACAAATACAGATACACCTAATACATCAAAACTCATTGCCCATGGATAAAGAAAAACCGTTTCaacatcaaaaacaacaaaaactagAGCAAACATATAATAGCGGATTCTAAATTGTAACCAAGCGTCGCCTATTGGTTCTATACCCGATTCATAACTAGAAAGTTTCTCCGGTCCTTTGCTAATCGGAGCTAAAAATCCCGAAATGAAAAATACCAAAATAGGAATAAGACTTGATATGATTAGAAATGCCCAAAAAATATCATATTCATAAAGCAGAAACATAGATGCACTCCTATGAACGTGGAAAATATACCGGATTAGTCAATTCGACTTGAATTTTTTAAGTCGTTCATAACTGTTTAGTTAAAGTAAGAATTGCTTTTGGTCGAACCATTTAGTGGGCTGGGCGTGTTTCCTTTCAAGATTCATAGATTAGAATCCTATTTTTATTACATATCTTTAGatatcttttgattttttttttagttatagTTAAAACTAACTATTGCTCTTATCCAAATTCTCTTGTTTTCATATCAATCTTACCGAGTATTCTCTCTAAAGAAAAGGGATTCTAAATATAAttctcattttttatttttttttttttatgaatatgtccATTTGTCTCTTTTTATTAGTGGTTTATAATAGAACAAGTAGTCAGAGGTAAGAGAATATCTAGGAATTTTCATCTCAAGATTTAGAATATTTAGAATATATGGGTCTTATTATATTCCTTTTATTAGAATCCAATCCCGATGGAGGATTTTCTATTCATTGAATATCGAAAGAGAAGACTAGGTCTAAGTAAGGTATACGAAGGAAAGCCTATTTTACGTTTTAGCAAAGATATTCGCTTTTCAAACTTTATATTGTGCACAAATAGCGCGCAATACCGACGTAAATTACTATTAGATTTGATTGGGGTTGGGTTAGGTTGGAGTTTTTAACCAGACTCGTGTCATGATACAAAATTCCATAGAATTGGGTATACCAAACGAAGGGTACTATAATTAACTCGTTGATTTCGGACAGGAAAAGATGAAAATTGCAGATGAATTTTCCTACGAAGAGTACTGAACAAAAGTTGGTTTGTTTATCCACAACTGGAAAAAGATCGATTGGGTCCATTGAAATGAAATGTGTTTTTGCTTTTAGTTTGATATTCTACTTTAAACGATCCCCTTGAATGGGCTTATAGTAATGATTGTCTTTTGATAAAGCAATCAGTCAGTTAAAACAATAACGAGgaaattcaaatgaaaaatgatacaatttttttttaatattcatttttattttatagggCTCTAGGGCTATACGGACTCGAACCGTAGACTTTCTCGGTAAAACAGATCAaacttattattatcaaaatgatCTGAACTGTTTCAAAGACCCAACATGCATTTTTTGTGCATTGGGCTCTTTCATTAACTGATATAAATATCAGCTAGTCCgccatttttattttttaccGAAAAATAAGGAGATGGCTCCATGTGCTCTGAGTCATTATGTGGATTCAGATTCAGGAACACTACCAAAGTTTTTCAAGGGGGGTTATCTTGACGTAGGTCTGCCTCTGGCCTAGATTAACCTAAGTGAAATGAAGTCTCTATCGCTCtatttaaaaatcaaatatgAAACTTCGTACACCTTAAAGTTCATAGGACGAAAAGAGATTTTTTTGAGGCCCTTATGCTCAGCCTAGCATTGAATAGACTGGGTATTCACCTTATCAATATATCAAATCAATGATGGGGTCTGTTTGGCACCTAACTGGGCACCTAAACGGACCGAACCCTTGTCAGGCTATTGTTCTCTTCTTCCCTCAAAGTTATGGAATGGAGTAAGACATCGATTTGTCAATAAGATCAATTTTTTTGATTCCATGATGGACTCCCCTGAAAAACATCGGCGCGCGTGTAAACGAGGTGCTCTACCAACTGAGCTATAGCCCTTAGTGCttgtaatatatattttattatgtcGATAATTTTTTGTCAAGATGAATATTCTCAAGATGACTATTCCATGATCCAAGATCATATTGATCGGTATTGCTTCTAAGTAATATGATATTTATAATCCATCGATGGGATGAGTCCCTTTTGGTTTTCTTTGTGAAGATAAATGACCTACTTAACTCAGCGGTTAGAGTATTGCTTTCATACGGCGGGAGTCATTGGTTCAAATCCAATAGTAGGTAGAACTTATTAGATACCGCGGTCCATGGTATCTAATAAGTTTTTATACCCATTTTCTTTTAGTGATATTGATTTTTTatcttttctatttctttttcgtTGCATCAAAATCTGATTTTGCTTGATTGTATTTACTCGACAGAATCAAGTCAAACAAAACACCCAAAGGGTGTATAAGTGTATAAATCGATGATTATTCGGACGCACCTACTGGTTATGAAATCGCATTGATAGCCTCTACCCGTGTCCTAGCCCGTCGGAGAGCTAGATTTGCCTCAATTGTTTGTCTCTTTCCTTCAGCTTTTCTCAAAGCAGCTTCCGCTATTTCAAGAGTTTGCTGAGCTTCTTGTGGATCAATGTCACCACTTTTCTCTGCATCATTTACTAAAACAGTGATCTCATTATTACCTATTCTAGCAAAACCGCCCATCAGAGCCATCGTTAGCCATTGGTCGTTAAGGCGTATTCTCAAAATACCTATATCTACTGATGTGGCAATAGGAGCGTGATTTGGTAATACGCCAATTTGTCCactattagtagataaaatgatTTCTTTCACTTCTGAATCCCAAACTATTCGATTAGGGGTCAGTACACAAAGATTTAAGGTCATTTCTTCAAATTGCTCTCCATTTCTAAGTTCATAGCCTTCGCCGTAGCTTCATCGATGTTACCTACCAAATAAAAAGCCTGTTCAGGAAGACCATCTAATTCTCCGGAAAGGATTAATTGAAAGCCTCTAATTGTTTCTGCTAAACCAACATATTTTCCCGGAGAACCCGTAAATACTTCTGCTACAAAAAAAGGTTGTGATAAGAAACGCTCAATTTTTCGCGCTCTTGCTACGGTTAAACGATCCTCTTCGGATAATTCGTCCAATCCAAGAATAGCTATAATATCTTGAAGTTCTTTGTAACGTTGTAAAGTTTGCTTAACCTCTTGTGCAGTGTCATAATGTTCTTCACCAACGATCCGGGGTTGTAGCATAGTTGACGTTGAATCTAAAGGATCTACTGCTGGATAGATACCTTTGGCGGCTAATCCCCTTGATAGTACGGTAGTAGCATCTAAATGTGCAAATGTCGTAGCAGGAGCAGGGTCGGTCAAATCATCTGCAGGTACATAAACAGCTTGAATAGAAGTTATGGACCCTTCTTTGGTAGAAGTAATTCTTTCTTGTAAAGAACCCATTTCGGTACTAAGGGTAGGTTGATAACCCACAGCGGAAGGCATTCTACCCAACAAGGCGGATACTTCAGATCCTGCTTGGACAAAACGGAAGATATTGTCAATAAATAAAAGTACATCTTGTTCATTAACATCTCGGAAATATTCCGCCATAGTTAGGGCAGTCAAACCAACTCTCATACGAGCTCCCGGCGGTTCATTCATCTGACCGTAAACTAGAGCTACTTTTGATTCTGgaatatttttttcattaattacTCCAGATTCTTTCATTTCCATGTAAAGATCATTTCCTTCACGAGTCCGTTCACCGACTCCGCCAAATACAGATACGCCTCCGTGAGCTTTGGCAATATTGTTAATCAATTCCATAATGAGTACTGTTTTACCCACGCCAGCTCCCCCGAATAGTCCGATTTTTCCTCCACGGCGATAAGGGGCTAAAAGATCTACTACTTTAATTCCGGTTTCAAAAATAGATAATTTTGTATCTAACTGTATAAAGGCAGGCGCAGATCTATGAATAGGAAATGTTGTACTAGTATCTACAGGACCTAAATTATCAACAGGCTCGCCAAGCACGTTGAAAATTCGTCCGAGAGTCGCTCCACCGACCGGAACACTTAGTGGAGCTCCCGTATCAATTACGTCCATCCCTCTCGTTAGACCATCTGTAGCACTCATAGCTACGGCCCTAACTCGATTGTTTCCTAATAATTGCTGTACCTCACAAGTCACATTAATTGGTTGACCAGCAGTATCTCGACCCTTAACTACCAGAGCGTTATAAATATTAGGCATTTTGCCTGGCGGAAAGGCTACATCTAGTACCGGACCAATGATTTGGGCGATACGCCCCAGTGTCTTTTTGTCAAGCGTGGTAACCCCAGAACCAGAAGTAGTAGGATTCATTCTCATATTCATAATATAACAATAAAGtaaaaaatctcgaaattttttgCGAACAGGATCGCATTCAAAATAAATCTCCGATGTCAAGTTGATCGGTTAATTCAAAAGAAAGGAGAGTTAGCACACGATTTTGTTAGTACCATCCAACCGAATCCAATTTAATTGTTTACTTATTCAATTTCAATGAGTTAATTTTCAAGTTCAACCAacccattttcaaaataaaaagtagATGAATAAGAATCTTGAGAAAATCTTTCATTTGTCTATCATTATAGACAATCCCATCTATATTATCTATGGAATTCGAACCTGAACTCTATTTACGATTCAGTATTTCTATATAATTGGCTCTTCTTATTTCTATTCATTTAGGTATATCctgttgttcttttttttttttttaccttctcATAGAAAAATTCCACATATTTTCACATCTAGGATTTACATATACAACATCACTTACAACATATATCACTGTCAAGAGGGAATTTCTTAGTATTTGGGTGATTTTTAGTTATTTcgattcaaaaaataaataaataagaattggGTTGCGCCATATATATGAAAGAGTATACAATAATGATGTATTTGCCGAATCAAATACCATGGTCTAATAATCAAGCATTCTGATTAGTTGATAATTTTACTATTAgttgggaattttgtgaaaggTTCCTGTAAAAAGTTTCATTAACGCCTAATTCATGTCGAGTAGACCTTGTTGTTGTGAGAATTCTTAATTCATGAGTTGTAGGGAGGGATTTATGTCACCACAAACAGAGACTAAAGCAAGTGTTGGATTCAAAGCTGGTGTTAAAGATTATAAATTGACTTATTATACTCCTGAGTATGAAACCAAGGATACTGATATTTTGGCAGCATTTCGAGTAACTCCTCAACCTGGAGTTCCGCCTGAAGAAGCAGGGGCCGCAGTAGCTGCCGAATCTTCTACTGGTACATGGACAACTGTGTGGACCGA
This region includes:
- the LOC122196917 gene encoding NAD(P)H-quinone oxidoreductase subunit K, chloroplastic, which translates into the protein MNSIEFPLFDRTTQNSVISTTLNDLSNWSRLSSLWPLLYGTSCCFIEFASLIGSRFDFDRYGLVPRSSPRQADLILTAGTVTMKMAPSLVRLYEQMPEPKYVIAMGACTITGGMFSTDSYSTVRGVDKLIPVDVYLPGCPPKPEAIIDAITKLRKKISREIYPDRTMSQRENRSPGGLLASVYHLTRIEYGADQPEEVCIKVFAPRRDPRIPSVFWVWKSVDFQERESYDMLGISYDNHPRLKRILMPESWIGWPLRKDYIAPNFYEIQDAH
- the LOC122196915 gene encoding ATP synthase subunit beta, chloroplastic, with the protein product MNMRMNPTTSGSGVTTLDKKTLGRIAQIIGPVLDVAFPPGKMPNIYNALVVKGRDTAGQPINVTCEVQQLLGNNRVRAVAMSATDGLTRGMDVIDTGAPLSVPVGGATLGRIFNVLGEPVDNLGPVDTSTTFPIHRSAPAFIQLDTKLSIFETGIKVVDLLAPYRRGGKIGLFGGAGVGKTVLIMELINNIAKAHGGVSVFGGVGERTREGNDLYMEMKESGVINEKNIPESKVALVYGQMNEPPGARMRVGLTALTMAEYFRDVNEQDVLLFIDNIFRFVQAGSEVSALLGRMPSAVGYQPTLSTEMGSLQERITSTKEGSITSIQAVYVPADDLTDPAPATTFAHLDATTVLSRGLAAKGIYPAVDPLDSTSTMLQPRIVGEEHYDTAQEVKQTLQRYKELQDIIAILGLDELSEEDRLTVARARKIERFLSQPFFVAEVFTGSPGKYVGLAETIRGFQLILSGELDGLPEQAFYLVGNIDEATAKAMNLEMESNLKK